One genomic region from Camelus bactrianus isolate YW-2024 breed Bactrian camel chromosome 3, ASM4877302v1, whole genome shotgun sequence encodes:
- the FTMT gene encoding ferritin, mitochondrial produces the protein MLPCFWSLSKHISTSLVSLRSARHGFAFPPRWVLGRLWGAPPAAPRRPLAAAAASRDPIGPACAPSRVRQNFHPDSEAAINRQINLELYASYVYLSMAYYFSRDDVALHNFARYFLRQSREETVHAEKLMRLQNQRGGRICLQDIKKPEQDDWESGLNAMECALLLEKNVNQSLLELHTLASDKGDPHLCDFLETHYLNEQVKSIKELADHVQNLVKMGAPDSGLAEYLFDKHTLGSENNQN, from the coding sequence ATGCTGCCCTGTTTCTGGTCCCTCTCCAAACACATCAGCACTTCGCTGGTGTCTCTGCGCAGTGCGCGCCACGGATTTGCGTTCCCGCCGCGCTGGGTCCTGGGGCGCCTCTGGGGCGCTCCGCCCGCCGCCCCCCGCCGTCCGCTGGCCGCAGCCGCCGCCTCCCGGGACCCAATAGGGCCCGCCTGCGCCCCCTCCCGGGTGCGCCAGAACTTCCACCCGGACTCCGAGGCCGCCATCAACCGCCAGATCAATCTGGAGCTCTACGCGTCCTACGTGTACTTGTCCATGGCCTATTACTTCTCCCGAGACGACGTGGCCTTGCACAACTTCGCCAGGTATTTCCTACGACAGTCCAGGGAGGAGACTGTGCACGCGGAGAAGCTGATGAGGCTGCAGAACCAGCGGGGAGGACGGATCTGCCTGCAGGACATCAAGAAACCAGAACAGGATGACTGGGAAAGTGGGCTGAATGCCATGGAGTGTGCTCTGCtcttggaaaagaatgtgaaCCAGTCGTTGCTGGAATTGCACACTCTGGCTTCAGACAAAGGCGACCCCCATTTGTGCGATTTCCTGGAAACCCACTATCTAAATGAGCAGGTGAAGTCTATCAAAGAACTAGCTGACCACGTGCAAAACTTGGTTAAGATGGGGGCCCCGGATTCTGGCCTAGCGGAGTACCTTTTTGACAAACATACCCTTGGAAGTGAAAACAATCAGAACTAA